The Kribbella sp. HUAS MG21 genome includes the window GCCGAGCCCGCCGCCTGACAGCACCCCGAAACGACTCAGCAGGTCCCGGAAGGCAGCAACTGCCGCACCGCCGGCCGCCCGTCCTCGTCGAGCCGTACGACGAGATGCTCGTTCCAGCGCTCGTCGACGCCCGGGTAGTCCGAGCGCCAGTGACAACCGCGACTGTCCCGCCGCGCGGCCGCCGCCACGACCACCGACCGCGCCACCGTCGCCAACGGCCCGTTGCCCAAGGCATCGAGCTCGTCCACGGCCGCGTTCAGCCCCGCGCCGTCGCGGCGGATCCCGGCGTACTTGGTCAGGATCGCGCGAATCCGCTCCGGCTCGCGATCCTCGTCCAGCAGCAGTTCGCGCGAGCGACCGGCAATGGCCACCGGAAGGTCCAAGGTCAGCGTCGTCGCGACCCGCCGCCCGAAGACCAGACCCTCCAGCAAGCTGTTCGACGCGAGCCGGTTGGCCCCGTGCACACCTGTCGCGGCGACCTCGCCGACGGCGTACAAGCCCGGTACGTCGGTCGCGCCGTCGCGATCGGTCCGTACGCCGCCGCACAGGAAGTGCTCCGCGGGCGCGACCGGGATCTGTTCCGACACCAGGTCGACGCCGATCCGCGCGCAGGACGCCAGCACCGTCGGGAACCGCTCCCGCAGCACCTCCGCGGCGATACCCGTCGCGTCCAGCCACACGTGCGACGAGCCGTCCCGGCGCATCGTCGCGTCGATCGCGCGCGCGACCACGTCCCGCGGGGCGAGGTCGGCCCGCGGGTGCCGCCCGGCCATGATCCGGCGACCTTCGGCGTCACGCAGTACGGCGCCCTCACCGCGGACGGCCTCCGTCACCAGTGGCAGCTGGCCGCTGGTGTCACCGGTGAAGAGCGCCGTCGGATGGAACTGCACGAACTCCATGTCCACCAGCGACGCACCGGCCCGCAGCGCGAGCGCGATGCCGTCACCGCGGACCGACGACGGATTCGTACTCGCCAGGTACGCGTTGCCGATGCCGCCGGTCGCGAGAACCACGGCCCGCGCGTCGATCTGCGTGACCTCGCCACCCGTCTCGACGAGTACGCCGACGACACGGCCGGCGTCGGACTTCACCAGCCCGACCGTCCGCCCGTGCAGCGTCTCGACGCCGGCGAGCTGTACGGCGCTCCGCAACGCGCGATGCACCTCCGCGCCGGTCGCGTCGCCGCCGGCGTGCACGACCCGCGGCCGTCCGTGCCCGCCCTCGAGAGTCCGCGACAGCGAGCCGTCCGCGTTCCGGTCGAACCGGGCGCCGTGGGCGATCAGCTCCGCGAGGCGCTGCGGGCCTTCCTCGACCAGCGCCCGCACGTTGCGGGGATCGCAGAAGCCCGCGCCCGCGACGTCGGTGTCGTGCGCATGGTCGAGCGGATCGTCCCCGCCGTACGCGGCCGCGACGCCTCCTTGCGCCCACGGCGTACTGCCGTCGCCCGCACTGATCACGAGGACGTCGCGGGTCGCCGCGAGCCCG containing:
- the nadB gene encoding L-aspartate oxidase codes for the protein MTRAVDIVVIGSGVAGLSAALGLAATRDVLVISAGDGSTPWAQGGVAAAYGGDDPLDHAHDTDVAGAGFCDPRNVRALVEEGPQRLAELIAHGARFDRNADGSLSRTLEGGHGRPRVVHAGGDATGAEVHRALRSAVQLAGVETLHGRTVGLVKSDAGRVVGVLVETGGEVTQIDARAVVLATGGIGNAYLASTNPSSVRGDGIALALRAGASLVDMEFVQFHPTALFTGDTSGQLPLVTEAVRGEGAVLRDAEGRRIMAGRHPRADLAPRDVVARAIDATMRRDGSSHVWLDATGIAAEVLRERFPTVLASCARIGVDLVSEQIPVAPAEHFLCGGVRTDRDGATDVPGLYAVGEVAATGVHGANRLASNSLLEGLVFGRRVATTLTLDLPVAIAGRSRELLLDEDREPERIRAILTKYAGIRRDGAGLNAAVDELDALGNGPLATVARSVVVAAAARRDSRGCHWRSDYPGVDERWNEHLVVRLDEDGRPAVRQLLPSGTC